A genomic window from Slackia heliotrinireducens DSM 20476 includes:
- a CDS encoding substrate-binding periplasmic protein: MKSKLIRVCAIVCALCIGFVLAGCSNDDAYEPAELSPVVDTPTILESGVLTVGLNADNAPFTGTSNGKLVGLYVDSAYALADQMGLTVKFVDVGADGGLDALNSGTVDIVFGMDASVVDETVWLSDSVAETGVTLFAAPDNATAPAADSAPMIAAQVSSKSAWAVENVFGSSSVVAASNLESAFSSLETGDAAYVAADGVIGSYAAKDFKVEVVPVAVLEQPTAQCIAVLASNQDLVDAVTAAVASVNDGGILDLVAKKWLGSPVDLASLPLIEGTAAPAETAEEGGEAAIDEEGAATEEGAGSEEGAAAEEGSVEADLSDSLDSDTSSAGANAVLPSGGTAADAGLA, encoded by the coding sequence ATGAAAAGTAAGCTAATACGTGTGTGCGCCATCGTCTGTGCGCTGTGCATCGGCTTCGTGCTCGCGGGCTGCAGCAACGACGACGCATATGAACCTGCAGAGCTCTCGCCGGTGGTCGATACGCCGACCATCTTGGAATCCGGTGTGCTCACGGTCGGTTTGAACGCCGACAACGCTCCGTTCACCGGAACATCCAACGGCAAGTTGGTAGGTCTGTATGTGGACTCGGCGTATGCCTTGGCCGACCAGATGGGCCTTACGGTCAAGTTCGTTGACGTGGGAGCCGACGGGGGCCTTGACGCCCTGAACAGCGGCACCGTCGACATCGTGTTCGGCATGGACGCCTCCGTAGTGGATGAAACCGTCTGGCTGAGCGATTCCGTTGCCGAGACCGGCGTGACCCTGTTCGCAGCCCCCGACAACGCTACCGCTCCGGCGGCAGATTCCGCTCCCATGATTGCAGCCCAGGTATCCTCCAAGAGCGCTTGGGCCGTCGAGAACGTGTTCGGCAGCTCCTCGGTGGTGGCCGCCAGCAATCTTGAGTCCGCCTTCTCCTCTCTGGAAACCGGCGATGCGGCTTACGTTGCGGCCGACGGCGTTATCGGCAGCTACGCCGCAAAGGACTTCAAAGTCGAGGTCGTCCCTGTGGCCGTGCTCGAGCAGCCCACCGCCCAGTGCATCGCGGTTTTGGCTTCCAACCAGGACCTTGTCGACGCTGTTACCGCGGCGGTCGCCTCTGTGAACGACGGCGGAATCCTGGACCTCGTAGCCAAGAAGTGGCTTGGATCCCCTGTCGATCTTGCATCCCTTCCGCTGATTGAAGGTACAGCCGCACCTGCTGAAACCGCTGAAGAGGGCGGCGAAGCCGCAATTGACGAGGAAGGCGCTGCAACCGAAGAGGGTGCAGGGTCCGAGGAAGGCGCCGCTGCTGAAGAGGGCAGCGTCGAGGCCGACTTGTCCGACAGCCTTGATTCCGACACATCCTCCGCAGGCGCGAACGCAGTTCTGCCGAGCGGCGGCACGGCAGCCGATGCCGGGTTGGCGTAA
- a CDS encoding TIGR03915 family putative DNA repair protein, which yields MEPIAYVYDDTLEGLLTAIFTAYARHEDPEDVVPAGLIQPRLGQEVVSVETDFELAERVRAGLVKTCGKHAFEVLKRVSLAADGRRGSIGLAFVRYAMNHGRQTFSNSMHPAVFDAERLVKSVEEEREKWKQFLRFSEVDGGVYVARCNPCANVVPLLMPGFAARFNVQPFMIYDEVHNLAGVYDMRRWVLVTTDAVHVPDPTLKDNLMRAAWKTFYDALSVEDRYNPELRRQLMPKRYWKYLVELKPNQAGLSTLGD from the coding sequence ATGGAACCGATAGCCTATGTGTACGACGATACGCTCGAGGGGCTGCTCACGGCCATATTTACAGCCTATGCGCGACATGAAGACCCCGAGGATGTGGTTCCTGCGGGGCTCATCCAGCCGCGCCTTGGGCAGGAGGTCGTGTCGGTGGAAACTGATTTCGAGTTGGCGGAACGCGTCCGGGCTGGATTGGTCAAAACATGCGGCAAGCATGCGTTCGAAGTGTTGAAGCGCGTGTCTTTGGCGGCGGATGGCAGACGCGGGTCAATCGGGCTGGCGTTCGTACGCTACGCCATGAACCATGGCAGGCAGACCTTTTCGAATTCGATGCATCCGGCGGTGTTCGATGCGGAACGGCTTGTGAAATCGGTTGAGGAGGAACGTGAGAAATGGAAACAGTTCCTCCGATTTTCCGAAGTGGACGGCGGCGTGTATGTGGCCAGGTGCAATCCCTGTGCAAATGTCGTTCCTTTGCTTATGCCGGGGTTCGCCGCCCGATTCAACGTGCAGCCTTTCATGATTTACGACGAGGTCCATAACCTTGCGGGTGTCTACGACATGCGAAGGTGGGTGTTGGTAACCACTGATGCCGTGCACGTTCCTGATCCAACGCTGAAAGACAACCTTATGAGAGCTGCATGGAAGACGTTCTATGACGCGCTATCGGTGGAGGACCGATACAACCCTGAACTGCGACGTCAGCTCATGCCCAAACGGTATTGGAAGTACCTGGTCGAGCTCAAACCGAACCAGGCGGGGCTTTCAACTCTGGGCGATTAG
- a CDS encoding putative DNA modification/repair radical SAM protein, translating to MELLRKLEILADAAKYDVACTSSGVERKAKGGQLGAASPSGCCHSFTPDGRCVTLLKVLYTNCCVYDCAYCVNRKSNDVPRAAFSPRELADLTIEFYRRNYIEGLFISSGVIVSPDRTMELMSEAMRILRIEYGFRGYIHAKAVPGASPELVEQMGFLADRMSVNMELPSEESLKALCPQKDRASILAPMRQIKEGVAEDKESKAIATRNPVTSVRARAKKAQRAFVPAGQSTQMIIGATPESDLHILSLSSSLYRNFNLKRVFFSAYLPVSQDARLPQGGAVQLDREHRLYQADWLMRFYSFAADEIVSEKHPFLDIDLDPKAYWAINHLETFPVEVNTAPYELLLRVPGIGVRGAKLIVRARKSQGLDEQKLRKLGIAFKRAKYFITCGGKYQGKGTDFTTEALRAVLKGPIDGGKHGRRSARVHPNQLTLF from the coding sequence GTGGAACTGCTACGCAAGTTGGAAATACTTGCCGACGCCGCAAAATACGATGTAGCGTGCACATCCAGCGGCGTTGAGCGAAAAGCCAAGGGCGGGCAGCTCGGTGCGGCAAGCCCGTCGGGGTGTTGCCATAGTTTCACGCCGGACGGTCGCTGCGTCACGCTTCTCAAGGTGTTGTATACGAATTGCTGCGTGTACGACTGCGCCTACTGCGTGAACCGCAAAAGCAACGATGTGCCCAGGGCGGCTTTCTCGCCCCGAGAACTGGCGGATCTGACCATCGAATTCTATCGTCGCAACTATATTGAAGGGCTGTTCATCTCGAGCGGGGTCATTGTCAGTCCTGACAGAACCATGGAGCTTATGTCCGAAGCGATGCGCATTCTCAGAATCGAGTACGGGTTCAGGGGCTACATCCATGCGAAGGCGGTTCCAGGGGCTTCGCCTGAGCTTGTGGAGCAGATGGGCTTTCTTGCGGACCGCATGAGTGTGAACATGGAGCTCCCCTCGGAGGAAAGCCTGAAGGCGCTCTGTCCGCAGAAGGACAGGGCAAGCATCCTGGCGCCCATGCGCCAGATAAAAGAAGGCGTTGCGGAGGACAAGGAGTCGAAGGCAATCGCTACGCGCAATCCGGTCACCTCGGTTCGCGCACGGGCGAAAAAGGCCCAGCGTGCTTTCGTGCCAGCGGGCCAGAGCACGCAGATGATCATCGGCGCCACGCCGGAGTCCGATCTGCACATCTTGTCGCTGTCGTCATCGCTGTACCGAAACTTCAATCTGAAACGCGTGTTCTTCTCGGCATACCTGCCAGTGTCGCAAGATGCACGTTTGCCGCAAGGCGGTGCTGTGCAGCTGGACAGGGAACATCGTCTCTATCAGGCGGATTGGCTCATGCGCTTCTATAGTTTCGCAGCGGATGAGATTGTGAGCGAAAAACACCCGTTTCTCGACATCGACCTGGATCCAAAGGCGTATTGGGCCATCAATCATCTTGAAACGTTTCCCGTCGAGGTGAACACCGCACCGTATGAGCTGCTTCTGAGGGTGCCAGGCATCGGCGTTCGGGGTGCGAAGCTCATCGTGCGTGCTCGGAAGAGCCAGGGTTTGGACGAGCAGAAGCTTCGCAAACTCGGTATCGCATTCAAACGGGCGAAGTACTTCATCACCTGCGGCGGCAAATACCAGGGCAAAGGGACGGATTTCACGACGGAAGCGTTGCGGGCGGTACTGAAGGGTCCCATCGACGGCGGCAAGCACGGTCGGCGCTCTGCGCGCGTCCACCCCAACCAGCTGACGCTGTTCTAG
- a CDS encoding phage minor structural protein: MYTLHYDGRLLHDPRSETARLVSARLSLEVNAGGRLEFEMAPGHPLFGRLAPMSAEHEVTVESDGREIFRGRVLKTEEDMTRATEIEAEGQLAYLNDTVSRPFGTYADTGDPPAWTDIAPRPAAEFAQWMVDRHNAAADPSKRFDVTVNELTQTKLTRSSTRRSSTAADLIDGVLEPLTCYLFASFEGGRRTLEFRTEPRKAAQPIEFGRNLLDYASAREGGGVLTAIIPTGKDPDGNEFDLSSYEDGAVAERAGYSKKGDRVYSEAGYAAYGIIEATRSYEAESVSGMVRQACDELAESVMLLESVEVSAVDLNLADPSVMPWRLGDHIRVVSRPHGVNQWMMLTQCTLDICEPTKSTYKLGDTAASMSASNVLRTRSFAADVDELATAVSPLPDAVRDAAEKAEDAQAAAESALDSATLTVTSTHGLLFKNGSESTVLQVAVFPNGGDRLDTIEQVRARFGSGSYIEWKWKHENGDWGTLPSSDPHLSHGGMWLTVTPEDVADKTSFSASLVTP; this comes from the coding sequence ATGTACACGTTGCACTACGACGGGCGGCTTCTGCACGACCCGCGCAGCGAAACGGCCCGGCTTGTGTCCGCCCGCCTGTCGCTCGAGGTCAACGCGGGCGGCAGGCTCGAGTTCGAGATGGCGCCAGGCCATCCGCTGTTCGGGCGCCTCGCGCCCATGAGCGCGGAGCACGAGGTCACCGTCGAGAGCGACGGCCGCGAGATATTCCGCGGGCGCGTCCTGAAGACCGAGGAGGACATGACGCGGGCAACGGAGATCGAGGCCGAGGGCCAGCTGGCGTACCTCAACGACACCGTGTCCCGACCGTTCGGCACGTACGCCGACACGGGCGACCCGCCCGCGTGGACGGACATCGCGCCGCGCCCCGCGGCCGAGTTCGCCCAGTGGATGGTGGACCGCCACAACGCGGCGGCTGACCCGTCCAAGCGTTTCGACGTGACCGTCAACGAGCTGACCCAGACGAAGCTGACGCGCAGCAGCACGCGGCGTTCGTCGACGGCCGCCGACCTCATAGACGGCGTCCTGGAGCCGCTCACGTGCTACCTCTTCGCGTCCTTCGAGGGCGGGAGGCGCACGCTGGAGTTCCGCACGGAGCCGCGCAAGGCCGCGCAGCCCATCGAGTTCGGGCGCAACCTGCTGGACTACGCCAGCGCCCGCGAGGGCGGCGGCGTGCTGACCGCCATCATCCCGACCGGCAAGGACCCGGACGGCAACGAGTTCGACCTCTCGTCGTACGAGGACGGCGCGGTCGCCGAGCGCGCTGGGTACTCGAAGAAGGGCGACCGCGTCTACTCCGAGGCGGGCTACGCCGCATACGGCATCATCGAGGCCACGCGCTCCTACGAGGCCGAGAGCGTGTCGGGGATGGTCAGGCAGGCGTGCGACGAGCTGGCGGAGTCGGTCATGCTGCTCGAGTCCGTGGAGGTGTCGGCGGTCGACCTGAACCTCGCAGACCCGTCCGTCATGCCTTGGAGGCTCGGCGACCACATCAGGGTCGTGAGCCGCCCCCACGGCGTCAACCAGTGGATGATGCTCACCCAATGCACGCTGGACATATGCGAGCCCACCAAGAGCACCTACAAGCTGGGCGACACCGCCGCGAGCATGAGCGCGTCCAATGTGCTCAGGACGCGCAGCTTCGCCGCCGACGTGGACGAGCTGGCCACGGCCGTCTCGCCGCTGCCAGATGCGGTGAGGGATGCGGCGGAGAAGGCAGAGGACGCGCAGGCTGCAGCGGAGTCGGCCCTCGACTCGGCCACCCTGACCGTCACGTCCACCCACGGCCTGCTTTTCAAGAACGGCTCCGAATCGACCGTCCTGCAGGTGGCCGTGTTCCCCAACGGCGGGGACAGGCTCGACACCATCGAGCAGGTGAGGGCCAGGTTCGGCTCAGGCTCTTACATCGAGTGGAAGTGGAAGCACGAGAACGGCGATTGGGGAACGCTCCCCAGCAGCGATCCGCACCTCTCCCATGGGGGGATGTGGCTCACGGTAACTCCCGAGGATGTGGCGGACAAGACCTCGTTCTCGGCATCTCTTGTAACGCCATAG
- a CDS encoding N-acetylmuramoyl-L-alanine amidase family protein, producing MSYEINKHHGSYNIQPRSASAVKYIVVHYTGSGTSAAPAALNNCQYFSGGDRQASAHYFIDDETIYEYADPSRHLTWHVGDGRGKYGITNTNSIGIEVCQDGDRPFTEAETKRLQWLVRRLMDEYGVPADRVVRHYDASRKLCPYYYTPGGSGGDAAWKALHRRITADGASKAGWVKSAKGWWYRRADGTWPASKWERIGGDWYCFDKDGYAMADCWKKSGGKWYWLRGDCRMAKSTVLHKDGRWYALGADGAMLRSVATDKSGALRL from the coding sequence ATGAGCTACGAGATTAACAAGCACCACGGAAGCTACAACATCCAGCCGCGCAGCGCGTCGGCGGTGAAATACATCGTCGTGCACTACACCGGCAGCGGCACGAGCGCGGCGCCCGCCGCGCTGAACAACTGCCAGTATTTCAGCGGCGGCGACCGCCAGGCGAGCGCCCACTACTTCATCGACGATGAAACCATCTACGAGTACGCCGATCCGTCGCGCCACCTCACGTGGCACGTGGGGGACGGCCGCGGCAAGTACGGCATCACCAACACCAACAGCATCGGAATCGAGGTGTGCCAGGACGGCGACCGCCCGTTCACCGAGGCCGAGACCAAGCGGCTGCAGTGGCTCGTGCGCAGGCTCATGGACGAATACGGCGTGCCCGCCGACCGCGTGGTGCGCCACTACGACGCGAGCCGCAAGCTGTGCCCCTACTACTACACGCCGGGCGGAAGCGGCGGCGACGCGGCCTGGAAGGCGCTGCACCGCCGCATCACGGCGGACGGCGCCTCGAAGGCCGGGTGGGTCAAGTCGGCCAAGGGCTGGTGGTACCGCCGGGCCGACGGCACCTGGCCCGCGTCGAAGTGGGAGCGCATCGGCGGGGACTGGTACTGCTTCGACAAGGACGGCTACGCGATGGCGGATTGCTGGAAGAAGTCCGGGGGTAAGTGGTACTGGCTGCGCGGCGACTGCCGCATGGCGAAGTCCACGGTCCTGCACAAGGACGGCAGGTGGTACGCCCTCGGGGCCGACGGCGCGATGCTGCGGTCCGTCGCCACGGACAAGTCGGGCGCTCTGAGGCTTTAG
- the hisC gene encoding histidinol-phosphate transaminase, with product MPQRSFIRPDFEDLEPYDPKYVACDVMISANENTYGLPEGVKDQMVAAVAEQAFNRYPDPMANGLRDAVAQWHGVGRDNVIIGNGGDELLFNLLFSCGGNGGVLVSCPPEFSIYALYARMAGMRHVPVMRDLATFEVDQAGVEAVAKDARIIIITSPNNPTGNLVDPAWVERLSGMTDALILVDEAYIDFARDEDSCRRLVRDDGNVAVLGTFSKAFALAGVRCGYILAPKSAVDAMSAVRQPYSVDVCAQAIATVAVRNRESFSPILTQIASERERMLAELPAVSSDIQVWPSAANFYTARIPGAHDVWNRLRDEYSVLVRDFSSTPGLEDCLRITVGTPEENDRLVAALAELVKG from the coding sequence GTGCCGCAGCGTTCGTTCATCCGCCCCGATTTCGAGGATTTGGAACCCTACGACCCGAAATACGTTGCCTGCGACGTGATGATTTCGGCCAACGAAAATACCTACGGCCTTCCTGAAGGCGTGAAAGACCAGATGGTGGCCGCCGTGGCTGAACAAGCGTTCAACCGTTATCCCGACCCCATGGCCAACGGGCTGCGCGACGCCGTCGCGCAATGGCACGGTGTAGGCCGCGACAATGTCATCATCGGCAACGGCGGCGACGAGCTGCTGTTCAACCTGCTGTTCTCCTGCGGGGGCAACGGCGGCGTTCTGGTGTCGTGCCCGCCTGAGTTCAGCATCTACGCCCTGTACGCCCGCATGGCCGGCATGCGTCATGTTCCGGTGATGCGCGACCTTGCTACCTTCGAAGTGGACCAGGCGGGTGTCGAAGCGGTCGCCAAGGACGCCCGCATCATCATCATCACCTCGCCTAACAATCCTACGGGCAACCTGGTCGACCCCGCATGGGTTGAGCGGCTATCGGGCATGACCGATGCGCTCATCCTGGTGGATGAGGCTTATATCGATTTCGCACGGGACGAGGACAGCTGCAGGCGCCTGGTGCGCGACGACGGAAACGTGGCCGTGCTCGGCACCTTCTCCAAGGCGTTCGCGCTGGCGGGTGTCCGCTGCGGATATATCCTGGCGCCGAAGTCCGCCGTCGACGCCATGTCTGCGGTGCGCCAGCCCTATTCGGTTGACGTGTGTGCCCAGGCCATCGCCACGGTGGCGGTCCGCAACCGCGAGTCGTTCTCGCCCATTCTGACCCAGATCGCCTCGGAACGCGAGCGCATGCTCGCCGAATTGCCGGCCGTTTCCAGCGATATTCAGGTGTGGCCCTCGGCTGCGAACTTCTATACTGCACGTATACCGGGCGCCCACGATGTGTGGAACCGTCTGCGTGACGAATATTCCGTCCTGGTGCGCGACTTCTCGTCCACGCCGGGGCTTGAAGACTGCCTGCGCATCACCGTGGGCACGCCCGAAGAGAACGACCGCCTGGTGGCGGCTTTGGCTGAGCTCGTGAAAGGATAA
- the hisD gene encoding histidinol dehydrogenase: protein MRNITLAQGEYLKAGQLPRQGVLPAKVVTAAAGIVEEVRERGDAALRDFCLKFDGVEMDDFRVDPSAMDAAIDRVDLEFVEAVKKAAAQIRDFHEREVRQSWITTRPDGTILGQKVTPLSAAGVYVPGGRAQYPSTVLMDVIPAKVAGVEKIVMVTPPQKEGGISPYTLAAAKVAGVDEIYAVGGAQAIAAVAYGTESIPKVDKIVGPGNAFVAAAKRIVSGDVGIDMVAGPSEVCVLADDSANPVVVAADLMAQAEHDPLAACYLVTSSAELAQAVQEKLPAMVAASPRAEITAASLDNEGVVIVAPTLDQAIEAVNVIAPEHLELHCDDAMSLLGRIKNAGAIFIGHWSSEPLGDYVAGPNHTLPTGGTAVFSNPLGVDDFVKHSSIINYTKEGLEIDGPAVQVMAQAEGLWAHALSVGVRRKMLADGEEALNAVTPDELFAIAWPRILNTPKEA, encoded by the coding sequence ATGAGGAACATCACGCTTGCGCAGGGCGAGTACCTGAAGGCCGGACAGCTGCCCCGTCAGGGCGTTCTGCCTGCCAAGGTGGTTACCGCCGCCGCAGGCATCGTCGAGGAGGTGCGCGAGCGCGGTGACGCGGCCCTGCGCGATTTCTGCCTGAAATTCGACGGTGTCGAAATGGACGATTTCCGTGTGGACCCGTCTGCCATGGACGCGGCCATCGACCGCGTGGACCTCGAATTCGTCGAAGCCGTCAAAAAGGCTGCGGCCCAGATTCGCGACTTCCACGAGCGTGAGGTCCGCCAGTCCTGGATCACCACGCGTCCGGACGGCACCATCTTGGGTCAGAAGGTCACGCCGCTTTCTGCCGCCGGCGTATACGTGCCGGGCGGCCGTGCCCAGTATCCTTCCACCGTCCTTATGGACGTCATTCCAGCCAAGGTCGCCGGCGTCGAGAAGATCGTTATGGTGACGCCTCCGCAGAAGGAGGGCGGCATTTCGCCATACACGTTGGCGGCTGCCAAGGTCGCCGGCGTAGACGAAATCTACGCTGTTGGCGGAGCCCAGGCCATCGCCGCAGTGGCGTACGGCACCGAATCCATCCCCAAGGTGGACAAGATCGTGGGCCCCGGCAATGCGTTCGTGGCCGCAGCCAAGCGCATCGTCTCCGGCGATGTGGGCATCGACATGGTGGCGGGCCCCTCCGAGGTCTGCGTGCTGGCCGATGACAGCGCCAACCCGGTGGTTGTGGCTGCCGACCTTATGGCCCAAGCCGAACACGACCCGCTGGCCGCATGCTATCTGGTTACGAGCAGCGCCGAGCTGGCCCAGGCCGTGCAGGAGAAGCTTCCTGCCATGGTGGCCGCAAGCCCACGTGCTGAAATCACCGCAGCATCGCTTGACAACGAGGGCGTCGTCATCGTCGCGCCCACGTTGGACCAGGCCATCGAGGCCGTGAACGTCATCGCGCCCGAGCATCTGGAGCTGCATTGCGACGATGCCATGAGCCTTCTGGGCCGCATCAAGAACGCAGGCGCCATCTTCATCGGGCACTGGAGCTCCGAGCCGCTGGGCGACTACGTTGCCGGTCCCAACCACACGCTGCCCACAGGCGGCACCGCGGTGTTCTCGAACCCGCTGGGTGTGGACGATTTCGTGAAGCATTCCTCCATCATCAACTACACGAAGGAGGGTCTGGAGATCGACGGCCCTGCCGTGCAGGTCATGGCACAAGCTGAAGGCCTGTGGGCCCATGCCCTTTCCGTCGGCGTGCGTCGCAAGATGCTGGCCGATGGGGAAGAGGCCCTCAACGCCGTGACGCCCGACGAGCTGTTCGCCATCGCCTGGCCCCGCATCCTGAACACGCCGAAGGAGGCATAA
- a CDS encoding ComF family protein, translating into MLKEALLETLWPTRCAGCERAGKVLCDDCIRNMEYIDAYAACPICGDPAGLRVCTRCNAPVEDPEHRVRTLECRSAAMFTGRMAKAIHAYKDAGETRLYKPFALILARIVPPPWLDEADCVTCVPASKAAIRKRGFNHTEPLAQQLASNLGLPYRPLLVVGNVKDQRGLGRRQRSANMRHVLKVLPDTKPPQNVLLIDDVMTTGATLEAATTALKDAGAQTVRCLTLARA; encoded by the coding sequence ATGCTCAAAGAGGCTCTGCTTGAAACGCTTTGGCCTACCCGATGCGCAGGGTGCGAACGCGCGGGCAAGGTGCTTTGCGACGACTGCATACGGAACATGGAATACATCGACGCCTATGCCGCCTGCCCTATCTGCGGCGATCCCGCCGGCCTGCGCGTCTGCACGCGTTGCAACGCCCCCGTCGAAGACCCCGAACACCGGGTCCGCACGCTCGAGTGCAGGTCGGCGGCGATGTTCACAGGGCGCATGGCGAAGGCAATCCACGCGTACAAGGACGCGGGCGAAACCCGCCTGTACAAGCCCTTCGCCTTGATACTTGCACGCATCGTGCCTCCCCCGTGGCTGGACGAGGCCGATTGCGTAACCTGCGTGCCCGCATCGAAAGCGGCCATCCGGAAACGCGGGTTCAACCACACCGAGCCGTTAGCGCAGCAGCTGGCGTCCAACCTCGGCCTGCCCTACCGGCCGCTGCTTGTAGTCGGAAACGTCAAGGACCAACGTGGCTTGGGCCGCCGGCAGCGTTCGGCCAACATGCGCCACGTCCTGAAAGTCCTGCCCGACACCAAACCTCCGCAGAACGTGTTGCTCATCGACGACGTCATGACCACTGGCGCGACGCTCGAAGCTGCCACGACCGCCCTCAAAGATGCCGGGGCGCAAACGGTGCGCTGCCTCACGCTTGCCAGAGCCTAA
- a CDS encoding phage holin family protein, which yields MAPVYIEVFVAPLADSQTAQVALAAMLLLIVLDVLFGLANACISGTFRSGKMREGVQHKLAELGYALAALVIDGTIVGGLDLGFPAPVLVGTCGYICLMELGSLMEIFNRMNPELGRSKLFRILDDAKGDATHELRD from the coding sequence ATGGCACCGGTATACATCGAAGTCTTCGTCGCGCCCCTGGCCGACTCGCAGACCGCACAGGTCGCGCTGGCGGCGATGCTGCTCCTCATCGTCCTGGACGTGCTGTTCGGGCTCGCCAACGCCTGCATAAGCGGCACGTTCCGCAGCGGCAAGATGCGGGAGGGCGTGCAGCACAAGCTGGCCGAGCTCGGATACGCCCTGGCCGCCCTGGTCATCGACGGCACCATCGTGGGCGGGCTCGACCTCGGGTTCCCCGCGCCAGTGCTGGTGGGCACGTGCGGCTACATCTGCCTCATGGAGCTGGGGAGCCTGATGGAGATCTTCAACCGCATGAACCCCGAGCTGGGGCGGTCGAAGCTGTTCAGAATCCTCGACGACGCGAAAGGGGACGCAACCCATGAGCTACGAGATTAA
- the hisG gene encoding ATP phosphoribosyltransferase yields the protein MIPVTPRGFRDILPEEALKREEITDKVKACFSAHGYLPVETPLLEDRHSMERATAVEDTPFQMFDDGGRLLILRSDLTLPIARLVATRMHADESPVRLRYAAPIVRDTTVFMGKSRQVTQLGIELIGQSGKKADVEVLSLLAESLNAAGLAGWRIVCGDVKLARAALDAAGIYGEDRTEVLRFIHRSDLVGLDVFLETLGISENARRAVSQLMRVSGDAAALDEATAILESIGADTTGIEELQVGFDAARELGFSDALSMDLSVLNSFDYYTGLVFEAHAPGLSAPLASGGRYDGVLAQWGVDAPAAGFSISLDGLEEAIGACVEDRPLRIAVPKGSLFEESVNVLESVGFDVSELRNPGRHLIIRTDDVEYIIVRASDAPAFVATGGADCGICGRDSLIEANLDVVQLVDLGYGTCRFVVAEPAEAKGAADAAYARRGTVRVATKYPRITQRYYDRIGKQVDIITLHGNIELGPVVGLSDRIVDITATGTTLRENNLVIVDDVMECSARFFANPVRVRCDARIRELARKLAALEGAE from the coding sequence GTGATACCGGTTACGCCAAGGGGGTTCAGGGATATTCTTCCCGAAGAGGCCCTGAAACGTGAAGAAATCACCGATAAAGTCAAGGCGTGTTTTTCCGCCCACGGTTACCTGCCGGTGGAAACGCCGCTTTTGGAGGACCGCCATTCCATGGAGCGTGCCACGGCGGTCGAGGACACGCCGTTTCAGATGTTCGATGACGGCGGCCGCCTGCTTATCCTTCGATCTGACCTGACGTTGCCCATCGCGCGTCTGGTCGCCACGCGCATGCATGCCGACGAAAGCCCGGTGCGCCTGCGCTACGCCGCGCCAATCGTGCGTGACACCACGGTGTTCATGGGGAAGTCGCGCCAGGTAACCCAGCTGGGTATCGAGCTTATCGGCCAGTCCGGCAAGAAAGCCGATGTCGAGGTGCTTTCGCTACTTGCTGAATCGTTGAATGCCGCCGGCCTTGCCGGGTGGCGCATCGTCTGCGGCGATGTGAAGTTGGCCCGTGCGGCGCTGGATGCAGCTGGAATATATGGCGAGGACCGCACCGAGGTGCTTCGATTCATCCACCGTTCCGACCTTGTCGGTCTGGATGTTTTCCTGGAGACGTTGGGCATTTCCGAAAACGCCCGTCGCGCCGTGTCGCAGCTTATGCGTGTGAGCGGCGACGCTGCGGCGCTGGATGAGGCTACGGCCATTTTGGAATCCATCGGGGCAGACACCACAGGCATCGAGGAGCTGCAGGTTGGCTTCGATGCGGCTCGGGAACTCGGGTTCTCCGATGCGCTGTCGATGGACCTGTCCGTTTTGAACTCGTTCGACTACTACACCGGATTGGTGTTCGAGGCCCATGCGCCGGGGCTTTCCGCTCCGCTGGCATCTGGCGGACGCTACGACGGTGTGCTTGCCCAATGGGGCGTCGACGCTCCTGCGGCCGGCTTCTCCATATCGCTTGACGGACTGGAAGAAGCCATCGGAGCATGTGTCGAGGACCGTCCGCTGCGCATCGCGGTTCCTAAGGGTTCGCTGTTCGAGGAGTCCGTCAACGTGCTGGAATCCGTTGGCTTCGACGTGTCGGAGCTGCGCAACCCAGGCCGCCATCTAATCATCCGCACCGACGATGTGGAATACATCATCGTGCGAGCCAGCGACGCCCCTGCCTTTGTAGCTACGGGCGGCGCCGACTGCGGCATATGCGGCCGCGACTCGCTCATCGAGGCGAACCTCGACGTTGTGCAGCTGGTTGATCTGGGCTACGGCACCTGCCGGTTCGTGGTCGCCGAGCCTGCCGAAGCCAAGGGCGCCGCTGATGCGGCCTACGCCCGCCGTGGCACGGTTCGCGTGGCTACGAAATACCCCCGCATCACCCAGAGGTACTACGACCGCATAGGCAAGCAGGTGGATATTATCACGCTGCACGGCAACATCGAGCTGGGCCCGGTGGTCGGGCTTTCCGACCGCATTGTGGACATCACGGCCACGGGCACCACGCTGCGTGAAAACAACCTGGTCATCGTCGACGACGTCATGGAGTGTTCGGCCAGGTTCTTCGCCAACCCGGTCCGCGTCCGTTGCGATGCGCGCATCCGCGAGCTTGCTCGTAAGCTCGCTGCTTTGGAAGGAGCTGAATAA